The following are encoded in a window of Nitrospinaceae bacterium genomic DNA:
- a CDS encoding molybdopterin molybdotransferase MoeA, translating to MITVEEAQESIFSNIVPLGRERVHISDALGRVLAEDVVAPRPIPPWRNSAMDGYAVRAGDIAAATKSNPVKLRIIDELQAGFESDKTVGPGEAIRIMTGAPIPGGADSVVMVELTERDDDSEVSILQSVPEGEAVRLAGEDVEAGERVFEPGAYLQAASSAMLASIGRAHVYVHRRPRVAILSTGEELVEVGQEPKVGQIFNSNSYALEAQVREAGGEPLLLGIARDNAEDLERHLRDGLAADVVLTSGGVSVGDFDLVKDTLGDLGNEMHFWRVRMKPGKPMAFGMLQGRPVFGLPGNPVSTMVSFELFVRPTLMKMQGHSAIHRPVVSARLLHALSKSPERRHYVRARAVYEGEGWSVNAVEAQGSNIIHSMVRANSMIIFPEYETELEAESQVRVLLLDSGSALLGGLSSGEGPGALMAKVEGGRG from the coding sequence ATGATAACCGTTGAAGAGGCCCAGGAGTCGATTTTTTCGAACATTGTGCCTCTAGGTCGCGAGCGGGTGCATATTAGTGACGCTCTGGGGCGTGTGCTGGCCGAGGATGTTGTGGCGCCAAGGCCGATACCGCCTTGGCGTAATTCGGCGATGGATGGGTATGCCGTTCGAGCCGGAGACATCGCCGCCGCGACAAAAAGTAATCCGGTGAAGCTTCGAATTATCGATGAGCTTCAGGCTGGGTTCGAGTCGGATAAAACAGTGGGGCCTGGCGAGGCGATTCGTATTATGACGGGTGCGCCAATTCCGGGGGGTGCCGACTCGGTGGTTATGGTTGAATTGACGGAGCGCGATGACGATTCAGAGGTAAGTATTCTCCAAAGTGTGCCCGAGGGTGAGGCGGTGCGGCTCGCGGGCGAGGATGTCGAGGCCGGAGAAAGGGTGTTTGAGCCGGGCGCATATCTTCAAGCGGCCTCTAGTGCGATGTTGGCCAGCATCGGTCGGGCGCATGTCTATGTGCATCGCCGCCCGAGGGTTGCCATTCTCTCGACGGGCGAAGAGTTGGTCGAGGTAGGCCAGGAGCCCAAGGTGGGACAGATTTTCAACTCAAATTCCTATGCGCTTGAGGCCCAGGTCAGGGAGGCGGGAGGCGAGCCGCTTCTTCTCGGAATTGCCCGTGACAATGCTGAGGATTTAGAGCGCCACCTGCGCGACGGGTTGGCGGCTGATGTCGTATTGACGAGTGGAGGCGTGTCGGTCGGTGATTTTGATCTGGTAAAGGATACGCTCGGCGATCTGGGCAATGAGATGCATTTTTGGCGGGTGCGAATGAAGCCTGGAAAACCGATGGCCTTCGGGATGTTGCAGGGCCGCCCGGTGTTTGGTCTTCCCGGAAATCCGGTTTCAACGATGGTGAGTTTTGAGCTTTTTGTTCGACCGACATTAATGAAAATGCAGGGCCATAGTGCGATTCATCGCCCGGTGGTTTCGGCACGACTGCTTCATGCACTCTCTAAATCGCCCGAGCGGCGGCATTATGTCCGGGCCCGAGCGGTATATGAGGGTGAGGGATGGTCGGTAAACGCTGTTGAGGCGCAAGGGTCGAACATTATTCATTCGATGGTGCGGGCGAATTCAATGATTATTTTTCCGGAATATGAAACCGAGCTTGAGGCGGAGAGCCAGGTTCGAGTGCTTCTTTTGGATAGCGGATCGGCTCTTTTGGGAGGACTATCCTCAGGAGAGGGGCCGGGGGCACTTATGGCAAAGGTGGAAGGCGGCCGTGGTTGA
- a CDS encoding molybdenum cofactor guanylyltransferase, with translation MSKGASFDFPAAILAGGRSRRMGRDKSLMPIDGVPQILRVAASLGDVFSEVFVVANDAGPFEALGLRVVADILVGNDSLGGLHTAVSNAGATVEASSEVSTQNSIETGHVFVTGCDMPFLQAPLLKGLASLAEGWDVVIPVLREFPEPLCAVYSAACEAPIRQRIENEDLKMVGFHGDVTVMLVEEARWRKWDPEGLSFRNLNTPDDLERALAGR, from the coding sequence ATGAGCAAGGGTGCTAGTTTCGATTTTCCCGCTGCGATACTAGCAGGGGGGAGAAGTCGGCGAATGGGGCGCGATAAGTCACTGATGCCGATCGATGGGGTGCCACAGATATTACGCGTAGCGGCTTCCTTGGGCGATGTGTTTTCCGAGGTTTTCGTGGTGGCAAACGACGCTGGGCCTTTTGAGGCTCTGGGGCTTCGTGTGGTGGCCGATATCCTGGTAGGAAATGATTCACTGGGGGGGCTTCATACGGCGGTGTCCAACGCGGGTGCCACCGTCGAGGCCTCGAGTGAGGTTTCGACTCAGAACTCAATTGAGACGGGGCATGTTTTTGTGACGGGGTGTGATATGCCCTTTCTTCAGGCCCCGCTATTAAAAGGGTTGGCCTCTCTGGCCGAGGGTTGGGATGTGGTGATTCCTGTGCTCAGAGAGTTTCCCGAACCTCTCTGCGCGGTATACAGTGCCGCCTGCGAGGCGCCGATTCGGCAGCGAATTGAGAATGAAGATTTGAAAATGGTCGGTTTTCACGGCGATGTTACTGTAATGCTTGTCGAGGAGGCCAGGTGGCGCAAGTGGGACCCCGAGGGGCTCTCGTTTCGCAATCTTAATACCC